From one Candidatus Nanopelagicales bacterium genomic stretch:
- a CDS encoding DUF5998 family protein, whose amino-acid sequence MTEATLQDRLRRDIERSGYYPDLVADALETALAGEPLVSYVVHHEATFDRDELRRHVTVMALSPTRLVVGHTDEHPADETCPTPYATASTEAVRLEKVDSVVVTRLVGEPAKHRPGGPLRELVLTIGWGAVNRIDLEPASCGDPQCEADHGYTGTSSNDDLSLRVSEAADGADVVAQALVFAQALSEATAARLR is encoded by the coding sequence GTGACGGAGGCGACCCTGCAGGACCGGCTGCGCCGCGACATCGAGCGCAGCGGCTACTACCCCGACCTGGTGGCGGACGCGCTGGAGACCGCGCTGGCCGGCGAGCCGCTGGTGTCGTACGTGGTCCACCACGAGGCCACGTTCGACCGGGACGAGCTGCGGCGGCACGTGACGGTGATGGCGCTGAGCCCGACCCGGCTGGTCGTCGGGCACACCGACGAGCACCCGGCCGACGAGACCTGCCCGACGCCCTACGCCACCGCGAGCACCGAGGCGGTCCGGCTGGAGAAGGTCGACTCGGTCGTGGTCACCCGGCTGGTGGGGGAGCCGGCGAAGCACCGCCCCGGCGGCCCGCTGCGCGAGCTCGTGCTGACCATCGGCTGGGGGGCGGTCAACCGGATCGACCTGGAGCCCGCCTCCTGCGGCGACCCCCAGTGCGAGGCCGACCACGGCTACACCGGGACGTCCAGCAACGACGACCTGTCGCTGCGGGTGTCCGAGGCCGCGGACGGTGCCGACGTGGTGGCGCAGGCGCTGGTGTTCGCGCAGGCGCTGTCCGAGGCGACCGCGGCCCGGCTGCGCTGA
- a CDS encoding MFS transporter, with product MTGTDAATTAGRVRLGPEVRRLLVGVSAAAVGNGLTLPLLVVYLSQVRELPTTTAGLVLAWVSVIGLVLVPFVGSLVDRVGPRPVLVVGLLVEAAGVALLATVHTSPQAFAVGTLLAAGASASWAPQSALIGRLTRGPERQRAFGVQFMLLNLGIGVGGLVSAVVVDVARPGTFEVLYVVDALTYLVYVAVLLRMRGVGRLPVAPQAVVDGDDPGKPAVGPDDPAPVGSGGYREVLRDRRLVRFALVSLAMLTFGYGSVEVGIPLVTTVEAGLDVSWVGIAYAANTFTIVAVQLVVLRRIEGRSRSRLIALVALLWAGCWAVVALSTLSAVPLVAGLMICLATAVFAIGETIWSPVGPALTNDLAPEHLRGRYNAVTSLLWNASGALGPGVTAVLLGSGAIGLWAALVVGGCLLAGWAALGMTRVLTPSQDGRAVPGPVPG from the coding sequence GTGACCGGGACCGACGCTGCGACCACCGCGGGCCGGGTCCGGCTGGGACCGGAGGTCCGGCGGCTGCTGGTCGGGGTCTCCGCGGCCGCCGTCGGGAACGGACTCACGCTCCCGCTGCTCGTGGTCTACCTCAGCCAGGTCCGCGAGCTGCCGACCACGACCGCCGGCCTGGTGCTGGCCTGGGTGTCGGTCATCGGCCTGGTGCTCGTCCCCTTCGTGGGCAGCCTGGTCGACCGGGTGGGTCCGCGGCCGGTGCTGGTGGTGGGACTGCTGGTGGAGGCCGCGGGCGTGGCCCTGCTGGCGACGGTCCACACCTCGCCGCAGGCCTTCGCGGTCGGCACGCTGCTCGCCGCCGGCGCGTCGGCCAGCTGGGCCCCCCAGTCGGCCCTGATCGGACGTCTGACCCGAGGGCCGGAGCGCCAGCGCGCCTTCGGCGTGCAGTTCATGCTGCTGAACCTCGGCATCGGCGTCGGCGGCCTCGTGTCGGCCGTGGTCGTCGACGTCGCGCGCCCCGGCACCTTCGAGGTGCTGTACGTCGTCGACGCGCTCACCTACCTGGTGTACGTCGCCGTGCTGCTGCGGATGCGCGGGGTGGGACGCCTCCCGGTGGCGCCCCAGGCGGTCGTCGATGGGGACGACCCGGGGAAGCCGGCGGTCGGCCCAGATGACCCGGCCCCCGTGGGGTCCGGGGGCTACCGGGAGGTGCTGCGGGACCGGCGTCTAGTCCGGTTCGCCCTGGTGTCGCTGGCGATGCTGACCTTCGGGTATGGATCGGTCGAGGTGGGCATCCCGCTGGTCACCACAGTGGAGGCAGGCCTCGACGTGTCCTGGGTGGGGATCGCCTACGCGGCCAACACGTTCACCATCGTCGCCGTGCAGCTGGTGGTGCTCCGGCGGATCGAGGGACGCTCCCGCAGCCGGCTGATCGCGCTGGTCGCACTGCTGTGGGCCGGCTGCTGGGCGGTGGTCGCGCTGTCGACGCTGAGCGCGGTGCCGCTGGTGGCAGGGCTGATGATCTGCCTGGCCACCGCGGTGTTCGCGATCGGCGAGACGATCTGGTCCCCGGTGGGGCCCGCCCTCACCAACGACCTCGCCCCGGAGCACCTGCGCGGCCGATACAACGCGGTCACCTCGCTGCTGTGGAACGCATCCGGCGCCCTCGGCCCCGGCGTGACCGCCGTGCTGCTCGGGTCCGGCGCCATCGGGCTGTGGGCGGCCCTGGTTGTGGGCGGCTGCCTGCTGGCCGGCTGGGCCGCCCTGGGGATGACGCGCGTCCTCACCCCCAGCCAGGATGGTCGGGCCGTGCCGGGACCCGTACCGGGGTGA
- a CDS encoding GNAT family N-acetyltransferase has translation MVSYPAHWEADVVLRDGRPCHLRPITPEDGGALSRFHAQLSPETIYYRFFAPYPELTERDVSRFTTVDYADRVAIVATVAGDIVGVGRYDRIDRLDAEVAFTIRDDHQGRGLGSILLEHLAAAARERGIRRFVAEVLPANRRMIATFEEAGYRVAQEFSDGVVRLQFEIEPTAEQRSVREAREHRSEARSVERLLAPRSVVVIGASRRPDSVGQALLRHVVEGGFTGPVYAVHPEVDELLGVPAYRSLDDVPRPVDLALVATPGDAVPEVVQACARARVVGMMVVTAGYAETGPEGMARQRELVELVRGSGMRIVGPNALGLLNTAPGVSLNASLAPAMPLRGRIGFFCQSGALGSAILRRVTTRGMGLSTFVSAGNRADVSGNDLMQYWEEDDATSLVLLYLESIGNPRKFARVARRLSLRKPIVAVRSGRTGQALPLGGWTRRSQLPPEAIDAMFRQSGVIQTDSLDQLLDVAGVLAFQPLPKGPRVAVVGNSDALAVLATDALAVSGLTCAGDPVILRFDAPPEELGRVLAGVVDDPAVDSVVVLHAPPLMVVDQEVRDVILAAARRAAKPVVAVLVDQEDVTSLIPVPGSDGIPTHGSVPSFADVEDAVRALAAIAGYARWLDTPRGELTEFGGIDPERARILVERTLAEADALPGGPPLRARRDTAAELLAAYGVSLWPCRSVATEDEAVAAAEELGYPVVLKTTAPGLVHRTDLGGVRLNIENERALRTTYLSMVAQLGAEVASRLVVQRMAPPGVACVVESTEDPLFGPVVAFGVGGVVTRLLGDRAYRNPPITDVDATTMVREPGASPLLRGYDSADPVDVAGLEDLLQRIGRLADDLPEVARLELNPVVAWARGVAVLEAELELAQPEVRTDQEVRRLTTG, from the coding sequence GTGGTGTCGTACCCGGCGCACTGGGAAGCCGACGTGGTGCTGCGGGACGGTCGGCCGTGCCACCTGCGGCCCATCACTCCCGAGGACGGGGGAGCGCTGAGCCGCTTCCACGCGCAGCTGTCCCCGGAGACGATCTACTACCGGTTCTTCGCGCCCTACCCGGAGCTCACCGAGCGGGACGTGTCCCGGTTCACCACCGTTGACTACGCCGACCGCGTCGCCATCGTGGCCACCGTGGCCGGCGATATCGTCGGTGTGGGCCGGTACGACCGGATCGACCGGCTGGACGCCGAGGTGGCATTCACGATCCGTGACGACCACCAGGGCCGCGGGCTGGGTTCGATCCTGCTGGAGCACCTGGCGGCCGCGGCGCGCGAGCGCGGCATCCGCCGGTTCGTCGCCGAGGTGCTCCCGGCCAACCGCCGGATGATCGCGACTTTCGAGGAGGCCGGCTACCGGGTCGCGCAGGAGTTCTCCGACGGGGTCGTACGGCTGCAGTTCGAGATCGAGCCGACCGCGGAGCAGCGCTCGGTGCGCGAGGCCCGCGAGCACCGCTCGGAGGCGCGGTCGGTCGAGCGGCTGCTCGCCCCGCGGTCGGTCGTGGTGATCGGCGCCTCCCGGCGCCCGGACTCCGTGGGCCAGGCGCTGCTGCGGCACGTGGTCGAGGGGGGCTTCACCGGGCCGGTGTACGCGGTGCACCCCGAGGTCGACGAGCTGCTCGGCGTGCCGGCCTACCGCAGCCTCGACGACGTCCCCCGGCCGGTGGACCTGGCGCTGGTCGCGACGCCCGGCGACGCGGTCCCCGAGGTCGTGCAGGCCTGCGCCCGGGCCCGGGTGGTCGGGATGATGGTCGTGACCGCGGGCTACGCGGAGACCGGCCCGGAGGGCATGGCCCGCCAGCGCGAGCTGGTGGAGCTGGTGCGCGGCAGCGGGATGCGCATCGTCGGCCCGAATGCGCTCGGACTGCTCAACACCGCACCGGGCGTGTCCCTCAACGCGTCCCTGGCCCCGGCGATGCCGCTGCGCGGCCGGATCGGGTTCTTCTGCCAGTCCGGTGCCCTCGGCAGCGCGATCCTGCGCCGCGTCACGACGCGCGGCATGGGCCTGTCGACGTTCGTGTCCGCGGGCAACCGGGCGGACGTGTCGGGCAACGACCTCATGCAGTACTGGGAGGAGGACGACGCCACCTCGCTGGTCCTGCTGTACCTGGAGAGCATCGGCAACCCGCGCAAGTTCGCCCGGGTCGCCCGGCGGCTGTCGCTGCGCAAGCCGATCGTGGCGGTGCGCTCCGGCCGCACCGGGCAGGCGCTGCCGCTGGGCGGGTGGACCCGGCGCAGCCAGCTGCCGCCCGAGGCCATCGACGCGATGTTCCGGCAGTCGGGGGTCATCCAGACCGACTCGCTAGACCAGTTGCTGGACGTCGCCGGAGTGCTGGCGTTCCAGCCGCTGCCCAAGGGACCCCGGGTCGCCGTCGTCGGCAACTCCGACGCGCTGGCGGTCCTGGCCACCGACGCCCTGGCGGTCAGCGGGCTGACCTGCGCGGGTGACCCGGTCATCCTGCGGTTCGACGCCCCGCCGGAGGAGCTGGGGCGGGTGCTGGCCGGGGTCGTCGACGACCCGGCCGTCGACTCCGTCGTGGTACTGCACGCGCCGCCGCTGATGGTCGTCGACCAGGAGGTGCGCGACGTCATCCTGGCCGCGGCCCGGCGCGCCGCGAAGCCGGTCGTCGCCGTCCTCGTCGACCAGGAGGACGTCACCAGCCTCATCCCGGTCCCGGGCTCGGACGGCATCCCGACCCACGGCTCGGTGCCGTCGTTCGCCGACGTCGAGGACGCGGTACGCGCCCTCGCGGCCATCGCGGGGTACGCCCGGTGGCTGGACACCCCGCGCGGGGAGCTGACCGAGTTTGGCGGCATCGACCCGGAGCGGGCCCGCATCCTGGTCGAGCGGACGCTCGCCGAGGCCGACGCCCTTCCCGGTGGCCCCCCGCTGCGCGCCCGCCGGGACACCGCCGCCGAGCTGCTGGCGGCGTACGGGGTCTCGCTGTGGCCGTGCCGGTCGGTGGCGACCGAGGACGAGGCCGTCGCCGCGGCCGAGGAGCTCGGCTACCCCGTGGTCCTCAAGACCACCGCACCGGGCCTCGTGCACCGCACCGACCTCGGCGGCGTACGCCTGAACATCGAGAACGAGCGGGCGCTGCGCACCACGTACCTGTCGATGGTGGCCCAGCTCGGGGCCGAGGTGGCGAGTCGGCTGGTGGTGCAGCGGATGGCACCGCCCGGCGTCGCCTGCGTCGTCGAGTCGACCGAGGACCCGCTGTTCGGGCCCGTGGTGGCGTTCGGCGTCGGCGGGGTCGTGACCCGGCTGCTGGGCGACCGGGCCTACCGCAACCCGCCCATCACCGACGTGGACGCGACGACCATGGTGCGCGAGCCCGGCGCCAGCCCGCTGCTGCGCGGGTACGACAGCGCCGACCCGGTGGACGTCGCCGGCCTGGAGGACCTGCTGCAGCGGATCGGCCGGCTCGCCGACGACCTGCCCGAGGTGGCCCGGCTGGAGCTGAACCCGGTGGTCGCCTGGGCCCGCGGGGTCGCGGTGCTCGAGGCCGAGCTGGAGCTGGCGCAGCCGGAGGTGCGGACCGACCAGGAGGTGCGCCGCCTCACCACCGGCTGA